A region of Catenibacterium mitsuokai DNA encodes the following proteins:
- a CDS encoding ABC transporter ATP-binding protein/permease, translating to MLTIKDVCKQYHTGELTQTALDHVSLCLRDNEFVAILGPSGSGKTTLLNVIGGLDQYDSGDLIINGISTKQYKDKDWDSYRNHTIGFIFQSYNLIPHQTILANVELALTISGVSREERTCRAKRALTQVGLGEQFHKLPHQLSGGQMQRVAIARALVNDPDILLADEPTGALDSETSIQVMDLLKQVAKEKLVVMVTHNPELAHMYANRIVTLKDGVIVSDSHPASFNKEKPVHKNLGKTSMNFLTALMLSFNNLKTKKARTILTSFAGSIGIIGIALILSISTGVNAYISSIEKETLSEYPLSIQSTGIDMSAMMGEPVKRNNSEVKVVDMMENMFSKIGSNDLKNLKSYIEEHKEINQYARAVEYDYGISPQIYTNDQYGIRQVNPDTTMKKLGVGTSSNSMMSSMMNTNVFYSLPSHASLYDDQYDVKAGHWPKNKNECVLVLSKKGGISDFMLYTLGLRDPTQLDQMLKAFSEEKSVKVTTGKQGYRYKDLLGITFKVVNASSYYQYDDTYKVYKDKSNDTNYINSLVQNGSDLKIVGVVQPKESTNASMLAMGIYYPYSLATSTIKDASNSQIVKEQLENKNINVITGQSFNDPSQKSFDLSSMFQVDNNALKNAFQFDTSKVNMSMPQMDLSQVLSQIKIDISDTDASAFMSTLTSGYNDYLKEHPLKEAENLNEVVQNYLQSQRASDIIKKGIDDAIKENGEIKITEEQMQKIMKNVADDFSDYAKEDINSFTLGLQSSMMNYLNSQDSKQVINQFINKVIKDNHLDAQLNTIMSGYMQTVTKQMSTSLSQAFTFNPDVFKQAIKMNRDGADMTELLKSMMNTEQSSYDNNMKKFGYCSFDDPSSISIYPQDFEKKQSVFDYLDHYNEKMKKIDEDKVITYTDVVGTLMSSVTDIVDVISYVLIAFVGISLVVSSIMIGVITYISVLERKKEIGILRAIGASKHNISQVFNAETFIVGLLSGLMGIGITLILLIPTNIIIHNVSNQASINAMLPVSGAIILILLSIGLTLLGGLIPSRKAAKEDPVKALRTD from the coding sequence ATGCTTACAATTAAGGATGTATGCAAACAATATCATACAGGTGAACTCACTCAGACAGCTCTTGATCATGTATCTCTATGTTTAAGAGATAATGAATTTGTCGCAATATTAGGACCATCTGGTTCAGGAAAAACAACTTTATTAAATGTGATTGGCGGCTTAGATCAATATGATTCAGGAGATCTTATCATCAATGGTATTTCCACAAAACAATATAAGGATAAGGACTGGGATTCTTATCGAAATCATACAATAGGTTTTATTTTTCAAAGCTATAATTTGATTCCGCATCAGACAATTCTTGCGAATGTAGAACTCGCTCTCACAATTTCAGGTGTTTCTAGAGAAGAAAGAACATGTCGTGCAAAACGTGCACTGACTCAGGTAGGACTTGGGGAACAGTTTCATAAGCTTCCTCATCAGTTATCCGGTGGACAGATGCAAAGAGTGGCTATTGCCCGTGCTTTAGTGAATGATCCTGATATTTTACTTGCGGATGAACCAACAGGGGCACTCGATAGTGAAACAAGTATACAGGTTATGGATCTTCTTAAACAGGTGGCGAAAGAAAAACTTGTCGTCATGGTCACTCATAATCCAGAACTTGCACATATGTATGCTAATCGTATTGTAACTCTTAAGGATGGTGTGATTGTCTCTGATTCTCATCCAGCATCTTTTAACAAAGAAAAGCCTGTTCATAAAAATCTAGGAAAGACATCTATGAACTTCCTAACCGCATTAATGCTTAGCTTTAATAACCTTAAGACAAAAAAAGCCCGTACAATACTCACGTCATTTGCTGGCTCTATTGGTATTATTGGAATTGCGCTTATTCTTTCTATTTCTACTGGTGTGAATGCCTATATCTCATCCATTGAAAAAGAGACGTTATCAGAATATCCTCTTTCTATTCAATCTACAGGAATTGATATGAGTGCGATGATGGGTGAACCTGTGAAGAGAAACAACAGTGAAGTTAAGGTTGTGGATATGATGGAGAATATGTTCTCTAAGATTGGTTCTAATGATTTAAAGAACTTAAAATCTTATATTGAAGAACATAAAGAAATCAATCAATATGCCCGTGCTGTAGAATATGATTATGGTATCTCACCACAGATTTATACAAATGACCAATATGGTATAAGACAGGTCAACCCTGATACAACTATGAAGAAGCTTGGAGTGGGAACAAGCAGTAATTCTATGATGAGTAGTATGATGAATACGAATGTTTTCTATTCACTTCCATCTCATGCATCTTTATATGATGATCAATATGATGTAAAAGCGGGGCACTGGCCTAAAAATAAAAATGAGTGTGTTTTGGTTCTTTCTAAAAAAGGTGGAATCAGTGATTTTATGCTTTATACATTAGGCTTAAGAGACCCAACACAATTAGATCAGATGTTAAAAGCTTTTAGTGAAGAAAAAAGTGTTAAAGTCACAACAGGTAAACAAGGTTATCGTTATAAAGATCTATTAGGTATTACTTTTAAAGTAGTGAATGCCTCTTCTTATTATCAATATGATGATACATATAAGGTATATAAAGATAAAAGTAATGATACAAACTATATCAATTCACTTGTACAAAATGGCAGTGATTTAAAGATTGTTGGTGTTGTACAACCTAAAGAATCGACGAATGCTTCGATGCTTGCTATGGGTATTTATTATCCTTACTCACTTGCCACTTCTACTATTAAAGATGCGAGTAATAGCCAGATAGTTAAAGAGCAGCTAGAAAACAAAAATATAAATGTGATTACTGGACAATCTTTTAATGATCCGTCTCAAAAGTCATTTGATTTATCTTCTATGTTTCAAGTAGACAATAATGCACTAAAGAATGCATTTCAGTTTGATACAAGCAAGGTGAATATGTCCATGCCACAAATGGACTTGTCACAGGTATTAAGCCAGATTAAGATTGATATTTCTGATACAGATGCAAGTGCTTTTATGTCCACTCTTACTTCAGGTTATAACGATTATTTAAAGGAGCATCCTTTAAAAGAAGCAGAAAATTTAAATGAGGTGGTTCAAAATTATCTTCAATCCCAAAGAGCATCAGATATTATTAAGAAAGGTATTGATGATGCAATTAAAGAAAATGGTGAAATAAAGATCACTGAAGAACAGATGCAGAAGATTATGAAGAATGTCGCGGATGACTTTAGTGATTATGCAAAAGAAGATATCAATTCATTTACACTAGGATTACAGAGTAGTATGATGAACTATCTCAATTCACAGGATTCTAAGCAGGTTATCAATCAATTTATTAATAAAGTGATCAAGGATAATCATCTTGATGCCCAATTAAATACAATTATGTCAGGTTACATGCAGACTGTCACAAAACAGATGTCCACATCTCTTTCTCAGGCATTTACTTTTAATCCAGATGTCTTTAAACAGGCCATTAAAATGAATAGAGATGGTGCAGATATGACTGAACTTTTAAAATCAATGATGAATACAGAGCAGTCAAGCTATGATAATAATATGAAAAAATTTGGTTATTGCAGCTTTGATGATCCAAGTAGTATTAGTATTTATCCTCAGGACTTTGAAAAGAAGCAGTCCGTTTTTGATTATTTGGACCATTATAATGAGAAGATGAAAAAGATAGATGAAGATAAAGTGATTACCTATACAGATGTTGTTGGAACACTTATGTCTTCAGTCACTGATATTGTGGATGTTATTAGTTATGTACTTATTGCCTTTGTAGGTATTTCACTTGTGGTTTCTTCAATTATGATTGGTGTTATCACCTATATCAGTGTATTAGAGAGAAAGAAGGAAATTGGAATACTGCGTGCCATTGGAGCATCTAAACATAATATTTCACAGGTATTTAATGCGGAGACATTCATTGTTGGTTTATTATCAGGACTCATGGGTATTGGTATTACCTTGATTCTATTAATTCCTACGAATATAATTATTCATAATGTATCCAACCAGGCCTCTATCAATGCAATGCTGCCAGTAAGTGGTGCAATTATTCTTATACTATTAAGTATCGGGCTGACACTACTAGGTGGCTTGATTCCATCTCGTAAAGCAGCTAAAGAGGATCCTGTCAAAGCATTGCGTACAGATTAA
- the yqeC gene encoding selenium cofactor biosynthesis protein YqeC has protein sequence MIISIIGSGGKTTRMKELLHQYKEEGKKVLMTTSTHMRIEEDTLVDPSYKEIQEELKNKGYAFAGNRFDEKKIKALDHDLLNQLKKEVDVVLIEADGSRGMPLKVPADYEPVIDEDTNQIILITSMKGLGKRVKDVVHRYELLDLDPDRIVDGSLIQYLVRYYLKRYPDAVIEVKQPEGLYQRALASLIEHNVDVTCIQKEWFMPQPKLVLLGAGHVSQYVEKTAHLLDFYTIVIDNREEFANSAIFTKTQEVHCVNYEEADHYFPEEDNTCYVIVTRGHKDDKVCLKKVLNQKALYIGMIGSKGKVKKTMDALIEEGYDESLLKQVHAPIGLPIHSQTPAEIAISIMAEIIQVKNTHQYSTMTSDLYHTKEKGTLCIITSKEGSAPRGIGSMMLVTDEKIIETIGGGRVEYQAILDARNEEGIRSHHYELSNKEGAKLGMICGGRNDVLFIPLN, from the coding sequence ATGATCATTAGTATTATTGGGTCAGGTGGAAAAACAACACGTATGAAGGAATTACTTCATCAATATAAAGAAGAAGGAAAAAAAGTTCTTATGACGACTTCTACACATATGCGTATAGAAGAAGATACTTTAGTTGATCCAAGTTATAAAGAAATTCAGGAAGAACTAAAAAACAAAGGCTATGCCTTTGCAGGCAATCGTTTTGATGAAAAGAAAATCAAGGCACTTGATCATGATTTACTCAATCAGCTAAAAAAAGAAGTGGATGTTGTATTGATTGAAGCAGATGGCTCTAGAGGTATGCCTTTAAAGGTGCCTGCAGACTATGAACCTGTCATAGACGAGGATACAAATCAAATTATTTTGATTACATCTATGAAAGGCTTAGGAAAACGCGTGAAAGATGTGGTTCATCGTTATGAATTATTAGACCTTGATCCAGATAGAATAGTAGACGGTTCGCTTATTCAATATCTTGTGAGATATTATTTAAAGAGATATCCTGATGCAGTTATTGAAGTCAAGCAACCTGAAGGACTATATCAAAGAGCTTTGGCTTCCTTAATAGAACATAACGTAGATGTGACATGTATACAAAAAGAGTGGTTCATGCCCCAGCCAAAATTAGTATTACTAGGTGCAGGACATGTCTCACAGTATGTCGAAAAAACAGCACATCTATTAGATTTCTATACAATAGTCATTGATAATCGTGAAGAATTTGCGAATTCAGCTATCTTTACAAAGACCCAGGAAGTGCATTGTGTCAACTATGAAGAAGCCGATCACTATTTCCCTGAAGAAGACAATACATGTTATGTTATTGTGACAAGAGGGCATAAGGATGATAAGGTCTGTCTGAAAAAAGTTCTTAATCAAAAAGCACTTTATATAGGTATGATTGGAAGCAAAGGTAAAGTGAAAAAGACTATGGATGCCTTAATAGAAGAAGGGTATGACGAATCTTTATTAAAACAAGTTCATGCACCTATTGGTCTTCCTATCCATTCACAAACACCTGCAGAAATTGCGATTAGTATTATGGCTGAAATCATTCAAGTTAAAAATACCCATCAATACTCTACAATGACAAGTGATCTCTATCATACCAAAGAGAAAGGCACTCTTTGTATCATTACATCTAAAGAAGGATCTGCCCCCCGAGGAATAGGTAGCATGATGCTTGTTACAGATGAAAAAATCATTGAAACAATTGGTGGTGGACGTGTCGAATACCAGGCAATACTTGATGCAAGAAATGAAGAAGGCATTCGTTCTCATCACTATGAATTAAGCAATAAAGAAGGTGCCAAGCTAGGTATGATTTGTGGTGGTCGTAATGATGTATTATTTATTCCTTTAAATTAG
- a CDS encoding aminotransferase class V-fold PLP-dependent enzyme, translating to MIYFDQGATSFPKLPSVKQAVMDALDHNMNAQRSTGAFKTDRLLYSTRKLIAQYFNLPSFDHVIFNSGNTESLNTCLKGILSKDDHVITTYAEHNSVLRPLRQIGVDLTVTAPYKEDILKKIREDTKMIVMTHSSNVTGELYDIDAIGQIAHEHHILFVVDSAQSAGHISIDMQKSHIDLLTFSGHKALLGMSGVGGICVNTDIFIHPLKTGGTGIDSFNKKQPDSYPEHLEAGTLNIPGIASLNAGMTYLLEHQKEIEEKEKQLFDALYEGMKRINGISFYCDYDTCSHTPIIAFNLEDYDSSKISDVLSYKYDIITRCGAHCAPLMHTHLNTVERGIVRFSLSFMNSMEEVNTVIDVLKEMTEE from the coding sequence ATGATTTATTTTGATCAAGGGGCAACAAGTTTTCCTAAACTGCCCTCTGTTAAACAAGCAGTAATGGATGCACTTGACCACAATATGAATGCTCAAAGAAGTACAGGTGCTTTTAAGACAGATCGTCTTTTATATTCAACGCGTAAACTTATTGCACAGTATTTTAATCTACCTTCTTTTGACCATGTTATCTTTAATAGTGGTAATACAGAAAGCTTGAATACATGTTTAAAAGGAATCTTATCAAAGGATGATCATGTCATTACGACTTATGCAGAACATAATTCTGTCTTAAGACCACTTCGTCAAATAGGTGTTGATTTAACTGTTACAGCACCTTATAAGGAAGACATTCTTAAAAAAATAAGAGAAGACACAAAGATGATTGTTATGACGCATAGTTCTAATGTGACAGGTGAACTCTATGATATAGATGCCATTGGTCAAATAGCCCATGAACATCATATCCTATTTGTGGTTGATAGTGCACAAAGTGCAGGTCATATATCTATTGATATGCAGAAATCTCATATTGACTTGCTTACTTTTAGTGGTCATAAGGCATTACTAGGAATGAGCGGGGTAGGAGGAATCTGTGTCAATACAGATATATTCATTCACCCACTTAAGACAGGTGGAACAGGCATTGATTCCTTTAATAAAAAACAACCTGATAGTTATCCTGAACACTTAGAAGCAGGTACTTTGAATATACCAGGTATTGCCTCTTTAAATGCAGGTATGACTTATTTATTAGAACATCAAAAAGAGATAGAAGAAAAAGAAAAACAGCTTTTTGATGCCTTATACGAGGGCATGAAACGTATTAACGGAATCTCGTTTTATTGTGATTATGATACCTGTAGCCATACACCTATCATTGCCTTTAATCTTGAAGATTATGACTCATCTAAAATCAGTGATGTCTTAAGTTATAAATATGATATCATTACACGATGTGGTGCCCATTGTGCACCACTGATGCATACACATCTTAATACAGTAGAAAGAGGCATTGTACGCTTCAGTTTATCATTTATGAATAGTATGGAAGAAGTCAATACTGTCATTGATGTCTTAAAGGAGATGACTGAAGAATGA
- the yqeB gene encoding selenium-dependent molybdenum cofactor biosynthesis protein YqeB: MNNLVVVRGGGDIATGTIYKLARCGFHVLVLEIAHPSAIRRNVAYSEAVYDGHKEVEGIECVLIHSLNELESVFKENKIAMMVDPEGSSIDILKPEIVIDAILAKKNMGTSRNMAPITIGLGPGFNAGKDVDIVIETMRGHRLGRLIEEGPAMKNTGIPGLIKGYGKERVIHAEVEGTVHQIKKITDTVEKGDVLAYIENKEGQHPVYASMSGLLRGLIREGYYVTKGFKMADIDPRLDEYENCFTISDKARCIAGGVLEAIFYLRGQHDLF, translated from the coding sequence ATGAATAATCTTGTAGTAGTAAGAGGTGGCGGTGATATTGCGACTGGCACTATTTATAAGCTTGCCCGCTGTGGGTTTCATGTTCTTGTATTAGAGATTGCCCATCCAAGTGCGATTAGACGTAATGTTGCATACTCTGAAGCAGTATATGATGGTCATAAGGAAGTGGAAGGTATTGAATGCGTACTGATTCATTCACTTAACGAATTAGAATCTGTATTTAAAGAAAATAAGATTGCGATGATGGTGGATCCTGAAGGTAGTTCTATTGATATCTTAAAGCCAGAAATTGTGATTGATGCGATACTTGCGAAAAAGAATATGGGTACTTCAAGAAATATGGCGCCTATCACGATAGGTTTAGGTCCTGGATTTAATGCAGGAAAAGATGTTGATATCGTGATTGAAACAATGCGAGGACATCGCTTAGGTCGCTTGATTGAAGAAGGACCAGCAATGAAAAATACAGGGATTCCAGGACTTATTAAGGGATATGGAAAAGAACGTGTCATTCATGCAGAAGTAGAAGGTACTGTTCATCAGATTAAGAAGATTACGGATACAGTTGAAAAAGGAGACGTGCTTGCTTATATAGAAAACAAGGAAGGACAGCATCCTGTATATGCTTCTATGTCAGGGTTACTTAGAGGTTTGATTCGTGAAGGATATTATGTCACAAAGGGATTCAAGATGGCAGATATTGATCCTCGTTTAGATGAATATGAGAACTGCTTCACTATTTCAGATAAAGCAAGATGTATTGCAGGTGGTGTATTAGAAGCTATCTTCTATTTAAGAGGTCAGCATGATTTATTTTGA
- the yedF gene encoding sulfurtransferase-like selenium metabolism protein YedF produces the protein MRKLDARGLECPLPVVKTKELLKESSEAVEVLVDNETAVENLKKFAKVKGYDAVSSKVNEDYHVVISSGEQVVEEKKADNILKGQIVVLSSDRIGSDKELGKILMKSFIFALTKQDAFPETIIFYNEGVKITTQESDTVNDLLFLDSVGVEIVNCGTCLDFFKLKDDLKVGSITNMYDIVERMEKAEKVIKPN, from the coding sequence ATGAGAAAGTTAGATGCAAGAGGATTAGAATGTCCATTACCAGTTGTAAAGACTAAGGAATTATTAAAGGAAAGTAGTGAAGCAGTAGAAGTATTAGTGGATAATGAAACAGCTGTAGAAAACCTAAAGAAGTTTGCGAAAGTAAAGGGTTATGATGCCGTAAGTAGTAAAGTGAATGAAGATTATCATGTAGTCATCAGTTCGGGCGAACAGGTTGTAGAAGAAAAGAAGGCTGATAATATCTTAAAAGGACAGATTGTAGTTCTCAGCAGTGATAGAATAGGCAGTGACAAGGAATTAGGAAAAATATTAATGAAATCTTTCATCTTTGCGCTTACTAAGCAGGATGCCTTCCCAGAAACAATTATTTTCTATAATGAAGGTGTAAAGATCACTACACAGGAAAGTGATACAGTGAATGATTTATTATTCTTAGATTCTGTTGGTGTTGAAATTGTGAACTGTGGAACATGCTTGGATTTCTTTAAGTTAAAAGATGATTTAAAAGTGGGCAGCATTACAAATATGTATGATATTGTAGAAAGAATGGAAAAGGCTGAAAAAGTCATCAAGCCTAACTAA
- the selD gene encoding selenide, water dikinase SelD: MSEKIYCQGGGCSAKLGAKKLSRILEKIDKYEDPDLLVGFDSHDDASVLKITEDKGIVSTLDFFPPMVEDPYLYGQIAATNALSDVYAMGGIPRTALNIVCFPDEEDLNILGRIIEGGNDKLKEAHVTLSGGHSIRDTSIKYGLSVTGIVDVDSIKTNNNAQTGDVLILTKKLGVGMTLNAMRMKDAAPEVLDDVFKSMTTLNKYAAELLKPYDVHALTDVTGFGLMVHLNEMLDHKKSALLYGNNIPYFRDCPYYVDEFYLSGAAQTNRNSVEKEVVFEKENFFLEEILYDPQTSGGLLASVAKKDLDDILDAFKEAGRECYVIGEVIDLKDKSIYVGE; encoded by the coding sequence ATGAGCGAGAAGATTTACTGTCAGGGTGGAGGATGCAGCGCAAAGCTTGGCGCAAAGAAACTTTCTCGCATCCTTGAAAAGATTGATAAGTATGAAGATCCAGACTTGTTAGTAGGCTTTGATAGTCATGATGATGCATCTGTATTAAAGATAACGGAAGATAAAGGAATTGTCTCTACATTGGATTTCTTTCCTCCAATGGTAGAAGATCCTTATCTTTATGGTCAGATTGCAGCCACCAATGCATTAAGTGATGTTTATGCTATGGGAGGTATTCCTAGAACGGCTTTAAATATTGTTTGTTTCCCAGATGAAGAAGATTTAAATATATTAGGAAGAATTATTGAGGGTGGCAATGATAAGTTAAAAGAAGCTCATGTAACACTATCTGGAGGGCATTCTATTAGAGATACTTCTATTAAGTACGGCTTAAGTGTGACGGGTATTGTGGATGTTGATTCTATTAAGACAAACAATAATGCCCAGACGGGAGATGTACTTATACTTACTAAGAAATTAGGTGTAGGTATGACACTCAATGCGATGCGTATGAAAGACGCGGCGCCAGAAGTATTAGATGATGTCTTTAAGAGTATGACAACACTTAATAAGTATGCTGCAGAACTACTGAAACCATATGATGTTCATGCACTGACTGATGTCACAGGTTTTGGCTTAATGGTTCATTTAAATGAGATGTTAGATCATAAAAAGAGTGCACTGCTTTATGGAAATAATATTCCTTATTTTAGAGATTGCCCTTATTATGTAGATGAGTTCTATTTAAGTGGGGCTGCTCAGACAAATAGAAATAGTGTAGAAAAAGAAGTTGTTTTTGAGAAGGAAAACTTCTTCTTAGAAGAAATTTTGTATGATCCTCAGACAAGTGGGGGATTACTTGCGAGTGTTGCGAAAAAAGACTTAGATGACATACTTGATGCATTTAAAGAAGCAGGAAGAGAATGTTATGTCATTGGAGAAGTTATTGATTTAAAAGATAAAAGTATATATGTAGGAGAATAA
- a CDS encoding DUF3343 domain-containing protein: MKKDKYLIIAFDSTSHALDLEDKAKNKMQGRLIPLPREIEAGCGLCFASLELDQEKWHRFLEEEHVQYAYMKEVIF; this comes from the coding sequence ATGAAGAAAGATAAATATTTGATTATTGCGTTTGATTCTACAAGTCATGCACTAGACTTAGAGGATAAAGCAAAAAATAAGATGCAGGGAAGGCTGATTCCTCTTCCAAGAGAAATAGAAGCAGGATGTGGACTCTGTTTTGCTTCTTTAGAACTAGACCAAGAGAAATGGCATAGATTCTTAGAAGAAGAACATGTACAATATGCTTATATGAAAGAGGTGATTTTCTGA
- a CDS encoding winged helix-turn-helix domain-containing protein yields MTYHNPEKFDFRVRLFNEEPCFGKGVSQLLHLCDEYGSLSKACEVMGMSHSKAWKILKRAEEDLDMKLLERVSGGSNGGGSVLSEEGKTLLKKYDEFQKRMKDFAEETFQQLFYEER; encoded by the coding sequence ATGACATATCATAATCCTGAAAAATTTGATTTTAGAGTTAGACTTTTTAATGAAGAACCCTGTTTTGGAAAAGGTGTCTCACAGTTGCTGCATTTATGTGATGAGTATGGCTCTTTAAGTAAGGCCTGTGAGGTTATGGGGATGTCCCATTCTAAAGCATGGAAGATATTAAAGAGAGCTGAAGAAGATCTAGATATGAAGTTATTAGAACGTGTATCTGGAGGAAGTAATGGAGGAGGAAGTGTTTTAAGTGAAGAAGGAAAGACATTATTAAAGAAATATGATGAATTCCAGAAAAGAATGAAAGACTTCGCAGAAGAAACATTTCAACAACTATTTTATGAAGAAAGATAA
- a CDS encoding molybdopterin-binding protein: MKQIKTEDAVGAVLCHDITEIVRGVRKGARFRKGHIVKEEDIPVLLSLGKENLYVWENDETMMHENEAAEVLCKLCQNDHMSTTEIKEGKIELISTIDGLFKVNREKLLEVNRMGEMMIAIRNGNTVVHSGDHLAGMRIIPLVIKKEKMEEASKITDTPILEVKPFVFKKAAVITTGSEVYKGRIKDTFTPVIIDKLKEYDVEVVFHKLCPDNPDMVTGAIQEALDMHVDMVICTGGMSVDPDDKTPLAIKNTGANIISYGSPVLPGAMFLLSYKGDTPIVGLPGCVMYAKRTVFDLVLPRLVANDPITADELAMLGEGGLCLNCPQCTFPNCGFGKGW, from the coding sequence ATGAAACAAATCAAGACAGAAGATGCAGTAGGGGCAGTATTATGTCATGATATTACTGAAATTGTGAGAGGCGTAAGAAAAGGCGCACGCTTTAGAAAAGGTCATATCGTAAAAGAAGAAGATATTCCTGTATTGTTATCTTTAGGGAAAGAAAACCTCTATGTATGGGAAAATGATGAGACAATGATGCATGAAAATGAAGCGGCAGAAGTATTATGTAAGTTGTGTCAAAATGATCATATGTCTACAACTGAAATTAAAGAAGGTAAAATAGAATTAATTAGCACCATTGATGGCTTATTTAAAGTGAATAGAGAAAAGTTATTAGAAGTGAATCGTATGGGTGAAATGATGATTGCAATAAGAAACGGAAATACAGTTGTTCATTCAGGTGATCATCTAGCAGGTATGCGTATTATTCCATTAGTTATTAAAAAGGAAAAGATGGAAGAAGCATCAAAAATCACTGATACACCAATACTTGAAGTAAAGCCTTTTGTATTTAAGAAAGCAGCCGTTATTACTACAGGAAGTGAAGTCTATAAAGGACGTATCAAGGATACATTTACTCCTGTTATTATTGATAAATTAAAGGAATATGATGTAGAAGTCGTATTCCATAAACTATGTCCAGATAATCCAGATATGGTCACAGGTGCTATACAAGAAGCACTTGACATGCATGTAGATATGGTGATCTGTACTGGTGGTATGAGTGTTGATCCAGATGATAAGACACCACTCGCAATCAAGAATACAGGGGCCAATATTATTAGTTATGGTTCACCTGTTTTACCAGGTGCGATGTTCTTATTGTCATATAAGGGAGATACACCAATTGTTGGTTTACCAGGATGTGTGATGTATGCAAAAAGAACAGTCTTTGATTTAGTTCTTCCTCGACTTGTAGCCAATGATCCAATCACTGCTGATGAACTTGCAATGCTTGGTGAAGGTGGTTTATGTTTAAATTGTCCACAATGTACATTCCCAAATTGTGGTTTTGGAAAGGGCTGGTAG
- the modA gene encoding molybdate ABC transporter substrate-binding protein encodes MKKLVSILCAFALVFGLAGCGQEKKPEKKVTITIAAAASLEKTFEETLIPRFEKKYPNVNVKGVYDSSGKLQIQIEQGLDADVFFSAATKQMDSLVDEKLVDSKSVVNLLENKLVLIKGKDTKTAVKGISNITDAKMIAVGDPEVVPAGQYAKIALTNANTWDAIQNKISLGGNVTEVLSWVESGSAEVGLVYSTDAASSSKVTVLEKVNNNLLDTPVIYPVGRVTKTKHQEEANNLIKFLQTKESKETFKKSGFTICK; translated from the coding sequence ATGAAGAAATTAGTTAGTATCTTATGTGCTTTTGCTCTCGTATTCGGTTTAGCTGGATGTGGCCAAGAAAAGAAGCCTGAAAAGAAAGTCACAATTACTATTGCGGCTGCAGCCAGTCTGGAAAAGACATTTGAAGAAACACTTATTCCTCGTTTTGAAAAGAAATATCCAAATGTGAACGTAAAGGGTGTTTATGACAGCAGTGGTAAATTACAGATTCAGATTGAACAGGGATTAGATGCTGATGTGTTCTTTAGTGCAGCCACTAAACAGATGGATAGCTTAGTTGATGAAAAACTTGTTGATTCTAAGAGTGTTGTAAATTTATTAGAAAATAAACTTGTATTAATCAAAGGGAAAGATACAAAAACTGCTGTAAAAGGTATTTCAAACATTACTGATGCGAAGATGATTGCGGTAGGTGATCCTGAAGTAGTACCTGCAGGTCAGTATGCGAAAATCGCACTTACTAACGCAAATACTTGGGATGCTATCCAGAATAAGATTTCTTTAGGTGGTAATGTCACTGAAGTATTAAGCTGGGTAGAAAGCGGAAGTGCTGAAGTAGGTCTTGTTTATTCTACAGATGCAGCCAGCAGTTCTAAAGTAACAGTACTTGAAAAGGTCAATAACAACTTATTAGATACACCAGTTATTTATCCAGTAGGACGTGTAACTAAAACTAAACATCAAGAAGAGGCCAATAACTTAATCAAGTTCTTACAGACTAAAGAATCTAAAGAAACATTCAAGAAGAGTGGTTTTACTATTTGTAAGTAG